A portion of the Pseudomonas synxantha BG33R genome contains these proteins:
- the mltB gene encoding lytic murein transglycosylase B: MQVMRGWATRHATWMGLIGLLGATQEAQAGDYDGSPQVAEFVGEMTRDYGFAGEQLMGVFREAQKKQAILDAISRPAERVKQWKEYRPMFLTDARIARGVDFWRQHEAVLARAEQEYGVPAQVIVSIIGIETFYGRNTGSYRVIDALSTLGFDYPPRAEFFRKELREFLLLAREEQVDPMTLKGSYAGAMGLPQFMPSSFRAYAVDFDGDGHINIWSNPDDAIGSVASYFKRHGWVGGEPVVIRADVTGERADEGLTQGIEPVKTVGELRALGWSSQNAPRDDMPVTAFRLEGANGPEYWMGLKNFYAITRYNRSVMYAMAVHQLSDELVQARGNK; encoded by the coding sequence ATGCAAGTAATGCGCGGCTGGGCGACTCGGCATGCGACCTGGATGGGCCTGATTGGGCTGCTGGGGGCAACGCAAGAGGCGCAGGCCGGTGACTACGATGGTTCACCCCAGGTCGCCGAATTTGTCGGTGAGATGACCCGCGACTACGGTTTTGCCGGCGAGCAACTGATGGGCGTGTTCCGCGAAGCCCAGAAAAAGCAGGCGATCCTCGACGCCATTTCCCGCCCCGCCGAACGCGTGAAGCAGTGGAAGGAATATCGCCCGATGTTCCTTACTGACGCACGTATTGCCCGCGGCGTGGACTTCTGGCGTCAGCATGAAGCCGTCCTGGCCCGCGCCGAGCAGGAATACGGCGTGCCGGCCCAGGTCATCGTCTCGATCATCGGCATTGAAACGTTCTACGGCCGCAATACCGGCAGCTACCGGGTGATCGACGCCTTGTCGACCCTGGGCTTCGATTACCCTCCGCGTGCCGAATTCTTCCGCAAGGAGCTGCGCGAATTCCTGCTGCTGGCCCGCGAAGAACAGGTCGACCCGATGACACTCAAGGGCTCGTACGCCGGTGCGATGGGCTTGCCGCAGTTCATGCCGAGCAGCTTTCGCGCCTATGCGGTGGACTTTGACGGCGACGGCCATATCAATATCTGGAGCAACCCCGACGATGCCATCGGCAGCGTGGCCAGCTACTTCAAGCGTCACGGCTGGGTTGGCGGCGAACCGGTGGTTATCCGCGCCGATGTCACAGGTGAGCGCGCCGATGAAGGCTTGACCCAGGGTATCGAGCCGGTCAAGACCGTCGGGGAGTTGCGAGCGCTGGGCTGGTCGAGTCAGAATGCGCCACGCGACGACATGCCGGTGACGGCATTCCGCCTGGAAGGTGCAAACGGCCCGGAATACTGGATGGGCCTGAAGAATTTCTACGCAATCACGCGTTATAACCGCAGTGTGATGTACGCCATGGCCGTGCATCAGCTGTCAGATGAGCTGGTTCAAGCACGGGGCAACAAGTAA
- the rodA gene encoding rod shape-determining protein RodA — MRRRATLLQRMHIDGPLLILLLTLAAGSLFVLYSASGKNWDLLIKQASSFGLGLLSMVVIAQLEPRFMARWVPLGYVAGVLLLVVVDVMGHNAMGATRWINIPGVIRFQPSEFMKILMPATIAWYLSKRTLPPQLKHVVISLLLIGVPFILIVRQPDLGTSLLILAGGAFVLFMGGLRWRWILSVLAAAVPVAVAMWFFFMHDYQKQRILTFLDPESDPLGTGWNIIQSKAAIGSGGVFGKGWLLGTQSHLDFLPESHTDFIIAVMGEEFGLVGICALLLIYLLLIGRGLVITAQAQTLFGKLLAGSLTMTFFVYVFVNIGMVSGLLPVVGVPLPFISYGGTSLVTLLSAFGVLMSIHTHRKWIAQV, encoded by the coding sequence ATGCGTCGCCGTGCGACGTTGCTGCAACGCATGCACATTGATGGGCCGCTGCTGATCCTGCTGCTGACCTTGGCGGCCGGCAGCCTGTTCGTGCTGTATTCGGCCAGCGGCAAGAACTGGGACCTGTTGATCAAGCAAGCGTCCTCGTTTGGCCTGGGCCTGTTGTCGATGGTGGTGATCGCCCAGCTTGAACCGCGCTTCATGGCGCGTTGGGTGCCGCTGGGGTATGTCGCCGGCGTGTTGCTGCTGGTGGTGGTGGATGTCATGGGCCATAACGCCATGGGGGCCACGCGCTGGATCAACATTCCCGGGGTGATTCGCTTCCAGCCGTCGGAATTCATGAAGATCCTGATGCCGGCTACCATCGCCTGGTACTTGTCCAAGCGCACCTTGCCGCCACAGCTCAAGCACGTGGTGATCAGCCTGCTTCTAATCGGCGTGCCGTTTATTCTGATCGTGCGCCAGCCTGACCTTGGCACCTCATTGCTGATTTTGGCCGGTGGCGCGTTCGTGCTGTTTATGGGCGGCTTGCGCTGGCGCTGGATCCTCAGCGTGCTGGCCGCTGCCGTCCCCGTGGCCGTGGCCATGTGGTTCTTCTTCATGCACGACTATCAGAAGCAACGGATCCTGACGTTCCTCGACCCGGAGAGCGACCCGCTGGGCACCGGCTGGAACATCATCCAGTCCAAGGCAGCCATCGGTTCCGGCGGCGTATTCGGCAAAGGCTGGTTGCTGGGCACCCAGTCCCATCTGGACTTCTTGCCCGAGAGTCATACCGACTTCATCATCGCGGTGATGGGCGAAGAGTTCGGCCTGGTGGGCATTTGCGCCTTGTTGTTGATCTATCTGCTGTTGATTGGTCGCGGCCTGGTGATTACCGCCCAGGCGCAGACGCTGTTCGGTAAATTGCTTGCCGGCAGCCTGACCATGACTTTTTTTGTTTACGTTTTCGTCAACATCGGTATGGTCAGTGGCCTGCTGCCGGTGGTTGGGGTGCCGTTGCCATTCATTAGCTACGGCGGAACTTCGCTGGTGACATTGCTGTCAGCGTTTGGGGTTTTGATGTCGATTCATACGCATCGCAAGTGGATCGCACAGGTTTGA
- a CDS encoding D-alanyl-D-alanine carboxypeptidase family protein, producing MNITTLAKRTCLLISLIITPAAWAVEMVPASPQLAAKSWVLMDAASGNVLVENGGDVRLPPASLTKLMTAYIATLEIRRGQIGENDPVTVSENAWRTGGSRMFIKVGSQVTVSDLLHGIIIQSGNDASVALAEHIAGSEDAFADVMNKTAADLGMTNSHFMNPTGLPNPEHYSSAHDMAILARAIIRVDPVHYAIYSQKEFFWNNIKQPNRNLLLWRDKTVDGLKTGHTDEAGYCMVSSAVRDGQRLIAVVFGTNSEQARAAETQKLLTYGFRFFETQTFYQKGAELATAPVWKGATSQVKAGLADDLTLTMPKGQLKKLAASMTLNPQLVAPIAKGDVIGKVEVKLDDKVVHSADLIALDAVEEGGIFRRVWDSIRLFFYGLFN from the coding sequence ATGAACATCACCACCTTAGCCAAACGCACGTGCCTGCTTATCTCGCTGATCATCACCCCGGCCGCCTGGGCGGTTGAAATGGTGCCGGCCTCCCCGCAACTGGCCGCCAAGTCGTGGGTCCTCATGGACGCCGCCAGTGGCAACGTGCTGGTCGAAAACGGCGGTGATGTACGCCTGCCGCCAGCCAGCCTGACCAAGCTGATGACTGCCTATATCGCGACCCTGGAAATCCGTCGCGGCCAGATCGGCGAGAACGACCCGGTCACCGTCAGCGAAAACGCCTGGCGTACCGGTGGTTCGCGGATGTTCATCAAGGTCGGCTCGCAAGTCACCGTCAGTGACCTGTTGCACGGCATCATCATCCAGTCCGGCAACGACGCCAGCGTCGCCCTGGCCGAGCACATCGCCGGCAGCGAAGATGCGTTCGCCGACGTGATGAACAAGACTGCAGCCGACCTGGGCATGACCAACAGCCACTTCATGAACCCGACCGGCCTGCCGAACCCAGAGCATTATTCGTCGGCTCATGACATGGCAATCCTGGCGCGCGCGATCATCCGCGTTGACCCGGTGCACTACGCGATCTACTCCCAGAAGGAATTCTTCTGGAACAACATCAAGCAGCCTAACCGCAACCTGCTGCTGTGGCGCGACAAGACCGTCGACGGTCTGAAAACCGGCCACACCGACGAAGCCGGCTACTGCATGGTGTCGTCCGCTGTGCGTGATGGTCAGCGCCTGATCGCCGTGGTATTCGGCACCAACAGCGAGCAGGCCCGTGCGGCCGAGACGCAAAAACTTTTGACCTACGGTTTCCGCTTCTTCGAAACCCAGACCTTCTACCAGAAGGGTGCCGAGCTTGCGACCGCGCCGGTATGGAAAGGCGCCACCTCGCAAGTCAAGGCCGGCCTGGCCGACGACCTGACCCTGACCATGCCTAAAGGCCAGCTGAAAAAGCTCGCCGCCAGCATGACCCTGAACCCGCAATTGGTTGCCCCAATCGCCAAGGGCGACGTGATCGGTAAAGTCGAAGTCAAGCTGGACGACAAGGTGGTGCACAGCGCCGACCTGATCGCGCTGGACGCTGTCGAGGAAGGTGGTATCTTCCGCCGCGTATGGGATAGCATCCGTCTATTCTTCTACGGCTTGTTCAACTGA
- a CDS encoding septal ring lytic transglycosylase RlpA family protein: protein MRVSPFKKPLKLVAFAALSLLVASCSTTPNRAPAKKAGGAVVRAQPGLDINRAHKDGAPWWDVDVSKIPDATPTLHTGPYKANPYTVLGKNYFPLQESKTYVQSGTASWYGTKFHGQNTANGEVYDLYGMSAAHKTLPLPSYVRVTNLDNNRTVILRVNDRGPFYSDRIIDLSYAAAKKLGYAETGTARVKVEGIDPAQYWAQRGKPAPLMLNEPATPQPQVTASTGKIEQWTPPPAQHAPDTVVVPHAAPGASMVGGQYLQVGAFANPDAAELLRSKLSGMVSAPVFISSIVRNQQTLHRVRMGPIGSPSEVAQVQNSVRLANLGQPSVVTAE from the coding sequence ATGCGGGTATCGCCGTTCAAAAAACCGCTCAAGCTGGTGGCGTTCGCCGCGTTGTCCTTGCTGGTTGCCAGTTGCTCCACCACCCCTAACCGTGCGCCTGCCAAGAAGGCCGGCGGCGCGGTGGTGCGCGCCCAGCCGGGCCTGGACATCAACCGTGCGCACAAAGATGGCGCGCCGTGGTGGGATGTGGATGTCTCGAAAATCCCGGATGCCACGCCGACCCTGCATACCGGCCCCTACAAGGCCAACCCCTATACCGTGCTGGGCAAGAATTACTTCCCGCTGCAGGAATCCAAGACCTACGTGCAGTCCGGCACCGCGTCCTGGTACGGCACCAAGTTTCATGGCCAGAACACCGCCAACGGCGAAGTGTATGACCTGTACGGCATGAGCGCGGCCCACAAGACCCTGCCGTTGCCCAGCTATGTTCGCGTTACCAACCTCGACAACAACCGCACGGTGATCCTGCGGGTCAACGACCGCGGGCCGTTCTATTCGGACCGGATCATCGACTTGTCCTACGCTGCCGCCAAGAAGCTTGGCTACGCCGAAACCGGCACCGCACGGGTGAAAGTCGAAGGCATCGACCCGGCGCAGTACTGGGCCCAGCGCGGCAAGCCGGCGCCGTTGATGCTCAACGAACCGGCAACCCCGCAACCGCAAGTGACGGCCTCGACCGGCAAGATCGAGCAGTGGACGCCGCCGCCGGCGCAACATGCTCCGGATACCGTCGTCGTTCCTCATGCAGCACCGGGCGCCTCGATGGTGGGCGGGCAATACCTGCAGGTCGGCGCTTTCGCCAACCCGGATGCGGCAGAACTGTTAAGGTCCAAGCTCAGCGGTATGGTCAGCGCGCCGGTCTTCATCAGCTCCATCGTGCGTAACCAGCAAACGTTGCACCGTGTACGCATGGGCCCGATCGGTTCGCCAAGTGAAGTGGCGCAAGTGCAGAACAGCGTGCGCCTGGCCAACCTGGGGCAACCCAGTGTGGTCACCGCAGAATAA
- the mrdA gene encoding penicillin-binding protein 2, translating into MTQPIRIKDHEKDARLVRARVVFGAILVVVLMCVLIARLYFLQVIQYDYHSTLSENNRVHVQPIPPTRGLIFDRNGVVVADNRPSFSLSMTRERSGDWQQVLDVIVEVLQLTPEDRVIFEKRMKQGRRPFEPVPILFELTEEQIARIAVNQFRLPGVEVVAQLVRHYPQGAHFAHSVGYMGRINEKELKTLDPVNYSGTHHIGKTGIERFYEPELHGQVGYEEVETNARGRVLRVLKRTDPIPGKDIVLSLDIKLQEAAEMALGGRRGAVVALDPKTGEVLAMVSQPSFDPNLFVTGISFKAYAELRDSIDRPLFNRVLRGLYPPGSTIKPAVAIAGLDSGVVTASSRVYDPGYYMLPNYDHKYRNWNRSGDGYVDLDTAIMRSNDTYFYDLAHKLGIDRLSAYMGKFGLGQKVSLDMFEESPGLMPSREWKRATRRQAWFPGETLILGIGQGYMQATPLQLAQATALVANKGIWNRPHLARTIEGEKPVDDNPIPDIVLRDPSDWAKVNHGMQQVMHGARGTARKAAAGAQYRIAGKSGTAQVVAIKQGEKYDRSKVQERHRDHALFVGFAPADDPKIVVSVMVENGESGSGVAAPVVRQIMDAWLLAEDGKLKPEYGGPPSSPEVTAREE; encoded by the coding sequence GTCTGGTACGCGCGCGGGTGGTGTTCGGTGCGATTTTGGTGGTGGTGCTGATGTGTGTGCTGATTGCGCGTCTGTATTTCCTGCAGGTGATCCAGTACGACTATCACTCCACGCTGTCGGAAAACAACCGGGTGCATGTGCAGCCGATTCCGCCGACCCGTGGGCTGATCTTCGACCGCAATGGCGTGGTGGTCGCGGATAACCGCCCCAGCTTCAGCCTGAGCATGACCCGTGAGCGTTCCGGCGACTGGCAGCAGGTGCTCGATGTGATTGTCGAGGTGCTGCAACTGACGCCGGAAGACCGGGTGATCTTCGAGAAACGCATGAAGCAGGGGCGCCGGCCGTTTGAGCCGGTGCCGATCCTGTTCGAGCTGACCGAAGAGCAGATCGCCCGAATCGCCGTGAACCAGTTCCGTCTGCCGGGTGTGGAAGTGGTGGCGCAGTTGGTGCGCCACTATCCGCAAGGGGCGCACTTTGCCCACTCGGTCGGCTATATGGGGCGGATCAACGAGAAAGAGCTTAAAACCCTCGACCCGGTCAATTACAGCGGCACCCATCATATCGGCAAGACCGGCATCGAGCGGTTCTACGAGCCCGAGCTGCACGGCCAGGTGGGTTACGAAGAAGTCGAGACCAACGCCCGCGGCCGCGTCTTGCGCGTGCTCAAGCGTACCGACCCGATACCGGGCAAGGACATTGTGCTGAGCCTGGACATCAAGTTGCAGGAAGCTGCCGAGATGGCCCTGGGGGGCCGGCGTGGTGCCGTGGTGGCGCTGGACCCGAAGACCGGCGAAGTGCTGGCGATGGTCAGTCAGCCGAGTTTCGACCCTAACCTGTTCGTCACCGGCATCAGCTTCAAGGCCTACGCCGAGTTGCGCGACTCCATCGATCGACCGCTGTTCAACCGTGTATTGCGCGGCCTGTATCCACCGGGTTCGACCATCAAGCCGGCGGTGGCGATCGCCGGCCTGGACTCCGGTGTAGTCACGGCCTCCAGTCGGGTCTATGACCCCGGCTACTACATGCTGCCCAACTATGATCACAAATACCGCAACTGGAACCGCTCCGGTGACGGCTATGTCGACCTGGACACCGCGATCATGCGCTCCAACGACACCTATTTTTACGACCTGGCCCACAAGCTGGGGATCGATCGCCTGTCTGCCTACATGGGCAAGTTCGGCCTCGGTCAGAAAGTCTCTCTGGACATGTTCGAAGAGTCTCCCGGCCTGATGCCGTCGCGGGAATGGAAGCGTGCGACGCGCCGTCAGGCATGGTTCCCGGGTGAAACCCTGATCCTGGGGATCGGCCAGGGCTATATGCAGGCCACGCCGCTGCAACTGGCCCAGGCCACGGCGCTGGTGGCCAATAAAGGCATCTGGAACCGGCCGCACCTGGCCAGGACCATCGAAGGCGAAAAGCCGGTAGACGACAACCCGATTCCCGACATTGTGCTGCGCGACCCGTCCGACTGGGCCAAGGTCAACCACGGCATGCAGCAAGTCATGCACGGCGCACGGGGTACCGCACGCAAGGCGGCAGCCGGCGCGCAATACCGCATCGCCGGCAAGAGTGGTACGGCCCAGGTGGTCGCGATCAAGCAGGGCGAAAAATATGACCGTTCCAAGGTTCAGGAGCGTCACCGCGACCACGCCTTGTTTGTCGGCTTCGCCCCGGCTGACGACCCGAAAATCGTGGTCTCGGTGATGGTCGAGAACGGTGAGTCCGGCTCTGGCGTCGCGGCGCCCGTGGTGCGGCAGATCATGGATGCCTGGCTGTTGGCCGAGGATGGCAAGCTCAAGCCCGAGTATGGCGGCCCCCCATCAAGCCCCGAGGTTACGGCCCGTGAAGAGTAA
- a CDS encoding DUF493 domain-containing protein, with the protein MTDKDVEVKAPKIEFPVTDYPVKVISDTGVGRKDKILEIVRKHATINDNRVDERQSSTGKYTTIQLHIVATDQDQLYNINSELRATGFVHMVL; encoded by the coding sequence ATGACCGATAAAGACGTAGAAGTAAAGGCGCCAAAGATCGAATTTCCAGTGACGGATTATCCCGTCAAGGTGATCAGCGATACCGGTGTCGGCCGCAAGGACAAGATTCTCGAAATCGTCAGGAAACACGCGACGATCAACGACAACCGCGTGGACGAGCGTCAAAGCTCCACCGGCAAGTACACCACGATTCAGTTGCACATCGTTGCGACCGATCAGGACCAGCTCTACAACATCAACAGCGAACTGCGGGCCACCGGCTTCGTGCACATGGTGCTGTGA